The genomic segment ACAGCTTCAAAATAAAAGATATCATCGGAAAAAATCCGTGTATACTCATTTTCTATTTTGCCACTTATAGTTATTTGATCCTTAGATAGCTCAGCTGCTAAATGATCAACATAGATAGTTCTTTCTTTACATAGTATTTTCACCTCGATATCTTCCATTAAAGGATCTTCAATTATTATTATTCTCATAACTTCCCTCCTTTCAAAAAAGCATATCATAGGTATTAGATGATAACAATCGTCACACACTTATGCTGCTTATAGCACCTCGTAAGTTACATTTTTTGAAAATATTAAGCATAAAAAACACCTATAGTCTAAACACCTTTTTTCAAAGTGTCCTGTCTATAGGTACCATTATAATTAGAACTCTTCTTTCTTTTCTTTTGTATAATTAATTAAAAAATATATAAAGATCAAATAAAACATAGCATTAAATGAATATTTATTTAAATAATTTTCTTTATAAAAAAAATGGAATAATATTATTAACACTATGAGGACACAATATGTAGCATTAAACACTTTTATCAGTTTTAGTTTTAAGTTCAAAAAAAATATATTAATACTTTTAATTTTTAATAAACTAAATATAATCATGGGTAATATTAAAACTATGATTAATGATATCACTATATGTCTTAATCCAATATATATACTTTTATTACTTAAAGATATCATACCTATACCAATCAAGTATAAAAATGAAACCTCTATAACATTTTTTTGAATGTTGGTATATATTGATAATTTTTTATCATCAAATTTTTTTATAAATATAACATTTAAAAACAATACAGGCAAAAGCAAATAGCCTAATCCTTCTAATACAAAAATAAAAATCACCGCCAAATGAGTATTTGCTTATAAATATAACATAAATATTCTTATATGTAAATAAAGTACATTAATGGAGTTCTAAGATACCCTATGTGCAGTATCAACGATTTGCTTCTTTTTATTCTTAAAGATGGAACATAAATCACCAATGAAATTTTTACAATTACATAAAGTTAATTTTAAAATTATTCCATCCATAATAGTATTTCTTTTCTTTACCAGTCTTCTGTTCATTTAAAGTGAAATATTCTTTAAAGCTTATATTCTCATTGAACAGGAACCATTCGTGACTCATTATATTTGCTTGAATTGGTTTTAAGTCAACAGACATCTCTTGAAATAAAACCTCCAAACTACATTTATGCGAAATAAATTTAGCTTTGGAGATTATTGTTAATTTAAAGTATAATATTTATTTTATAACCACACTTTGGACATATATCATCACTAGTATTAACATGAAGCTGGCATCCCTCTCTTGCAATAAGCTTGTAACTGCACTTTGGGCAGTAAGTCGAGTTATCTGTGCCTGCTACATTACCTAAATATACGTAGTTAAGATATTTTTTTGCTATTCGCCTATCTTTATACATTACCTCAACTTTTGTAGCAGGATTATCCATCTTATAGTTTGGAAAATATCTTGATAAATGAAGTGGAATATCTTTATTTAATGAGGCAATAAATCCTGCAATTCCCTCAATTTCTTCTGCAGAATCATTTTCTCCATTTACGAGTAGAGTAGTTACCTCTACATGACACTGTTTTGATGCTATTTTAATAGTATCCATAACAGGTGTCACACTGCCTCCGCATATATCCTTATAATACTTGTTGTTTAACGCTTTTAAATCAATATTCATAGCATCCACATATGGAAGAAGTATCTTTAGAGGTTCTTCTTTAATATAGCCATTCGTAACCACCACTATATTTATATCTTTTACCGTTTCTTTTAATAGTTTTGATGAATTGTATACATATTCATACCAAATAGAAGGTTCATTATATGTAAATGCTATCCCAATATTACCTTCCAGACTTTTGCATATTTCCACTAATTTTTCTGGTGGTACATATTCGCTCTTTGCTCTCCCTTGGGATATGGAGTAATTTTGGCAAAACCCACAGCTAAAATTGCAACCAAAGCTTCCTACAGAAAGTATATTGCTTCCTGGCTTAAAATGATATAGTGGTTTTTTTTCTATGGGATCTTGAGCCATAGAAGTTATTTCTCCATAATTTATCGTATAAAGTTTTCCCTTGCTATTTACCCGTACATTACATATGCCATGAGCGCCTGATGGAATATGGCAATTATGAGGGCAAAGTTTGCATTTAACTACCTCTCCTTGTTTTTCATAAAAGAAAGCTTCTTTTTCCATAATTACCACTCCTATTTATGCCTTATAACCTCAAACTTTTCTATAGAATATTTTTCATTTGGGGAAATTGATGCTTTATTTAATACTATACTTATTTGCTCCTATATGGTATTAATACCAGCAAGATCTGGTAATAGTAGTCCACTCTTTCTACCACTTCTCACAATAATTCCATATTTTTTAGGATCTAATTGTTCTTTTATAGCTGCTATAGGCTCCGTTAAAACATCTACGGAAAACACAATATCCTCAAGTTCTCCCTCCGATACGTGACTAAACCTTGGGTCCCCTTCTCCTGCTTCAATGGCATTTCGCATTATTTCACTTGCTACACTTTCTGTTACAGGAAAAATTGTACCTATGCAGCCCCTTAACTGCCCAAATTTTTTAAGAGAAACAAATACCCCTCTTTTATTATTTATCATTTCCTCTGTTACATAGTTT from the Clostridium sp. CM027 genome contains:
- the amrS gene encoding AmmeMemoRadiSam system radical SAM enzyme, translating into MEKEAFFYEKQGEVVKCKLCPHNCHIPSGAHGICNVRVNSKGKLYTINYGEITSMAQDPIEKKPLYHFKPGSNILSVGSFGCNFSCGFCQNYSISQGRAKSEYVPPEKLVEICKSLEGNIGIAFTYNEPSIWYEYVYNSSKLLKETVKDINIVVVTNGYIKEEPLKILLPYVDAMNIDLKALNNKYYKDICGGSVTPVMDTIKIASKQCHVEVTTLLVNGENDSAEEIEGIAGFIASLNKDIPLHLSRYFPNYKMDNPATKVEVMYKDRRIAKKYLNYVYLGNVAGTDNSTYCPKCSYKLIAREGCQLHVNTSDDICPKCGYKINIIL